GGCCTGGCTCTCGACGGTCAGCGGGTCGTCGAGGACGTTCGTGCTGGATTCGGCCGTCGTATCTGCTGTCATCGACTCCGGTACGGGCTCGTAGTAGTTAAGAGTTTTGGGGATATTATGCAATATTCTGTGTGTCCGCCGCACTCCTCCGGTTCCCACGGGGCTCTCTCCACCCGGCGCCGCAGACGCACCTGCATTCTTTCCTCGAAGCGAACTCGGACCGTATCGTTCACACCGGGATCATCGGTGCTCAGCCCTCGGGACCGTTCGACGATCTGCCCCACGAAGCGACCGGACAGTCGTGTAGACGATCGCACCGCTGACGACGACGGCAGCCCCGACGACCATCCCCAGTCCGAGAGTTTCGAGGAGTTCGATACCGAGAGCGGAGCCGGTCTCGCCGACCCCGACCGCGGCGGCGCCGACGAGTAGCATCCCGCCGAAGTAGATCTTGATACCGTCGGCGTCGACGATCGCGGTCGCGGCCGACCCGACCCGTGCACCGAGCGCGCTCCCGAACAGCAACGGCGCGACGATGCCGAGGTCGACCCCGCCACCCTGAGCGTAGAGATAGCTCCCGATCGCCCCGGAGAAGACGATCTCGAAGAGGTCGGTTCCGACGGCGACGGGGACGGGAACGCCGATCGCGTAGATCATCGCCGGCATACGGATGAACCCACCGCCGACGCCGAGAAAGCCGGAGAGTAACCCGGTCAGGAAGGCGACGCCGGTGACGACCCACGCCGACACCCGAACGTTTCCGCGGAGCGTCACCATCGGCGGGATACGGACGGTTCGCTGTATCTTACGGGTGATCTCCGGAACCTCGTACTCGTCGAGGTCCCCCTCTCCGGCGTCGTGGTCGATCCCGCCGCCGTAACCGGAGAGCGCCTCACGGGTGACCAGAGCACCGATGGTGCCGAGTAGGAGGACGTACGCGACGCTGATGACACCACCGGCCAGTCCGAGGTCTTCCAGGTAGAAGACGGTGATCCGACCGACCTCGATCCCGAGCGTCGTCCCCGCGATCATGACGACGCCGAGTCTGTAATCGACCTGCCCGAGGTCGTGGTGTTTCAGCGTCGCGATCACGGCCGTGCCGAAGACGAACGCCATCCCACTGCCGACCGCGACCGGGGCCGGATACCCCATCATCAACAACGCCGGAGTGACGAGAAACGACCCCCCCATCCCGAAGAACCCGAAGAGGATCCCCACGACGAACCCGAACCCGACGAACAGCGAGAGGAGTTCCGGAGAGCTATCCAGGATCCCGAGGCTAGCGTCGAGCAGCGTCGTCACCCCGGGTGAGGAGTGCCAGCAGTCGAGGCCCGACGAGTCGCTCCACCCCACCGTAGCCCACGTACAGAACGATCGCCTCGAGCAGGACGATCCCGATCAGCAGGGCTGCCTGTGGATTCCAGGTCGGCACCGCTACGCTGAGCATACGTGATCCCCCGCTTCACAGATAGCCGTGTGTGGTTCCCACATTTCTACTCGCTACCTCTACCCGCCGTCTGTACATAACGCTTTTGGGGTTATTCTACAATACTATATCGAGTAACGATTCTAGACCACGTGGAGAGATTAGATATACCTACCGTCCGAACGGTTCTAAACGGTTGGGACGGGCGATCAGTAAAAACCGTGGTCGAGGAGAGGTCAGTTCACCTCGCCTATATTGCTAATATGAAACAATATTATAGCAACCGAGCCTACACGAACTCGGGAGAGCAGTGTTCGCGACGGATCTTTCGGCAGCCAGCGAGGCGGCGATCGAGAGCAAGACCTGTCTGGAGTGTCTCGATCGGATCGGGGTCCGTGAGATCCACCTCGTCACCGTCGTCCCGTCGAACGTCCACGCCGGCATGCCCGGACTCGACGTCGAGGCGCGCAGGCGACGAGCGCTCTCGTGGTACCGGAGCGTCGTCGAGGCGTCCGGGTTCTCCGTCGAGACACACGTCGTCCGCGGAACACCCCCCCGACGAATCAACGGTATCGCGGAGACGGTCGTCGCCGACGTAACGATCGTCGGGTCCCGGGGGTGAGCCCGCCCGAAAACCGTCTCATCGGTTCTACCGCCCGGAACCTGTCCCGAACGACCGTCGTCCCGCTGCTCGTCAACCGGATCGAACGCGGCACGGAAGAACCCGACGTCGTTAGGAAGCACCTGTTCAGACGGACCCTGTACGCGACCGATTTCTCGGAGAACGCCGAGTGGGCGTTCGACGCGTTCTCGTACCTACGCCACGCCACTCGGGAAGCGACGCTCGTCCACGTCCGGAGACCGAAGGATCCGGAGCCAGGAGACGGGGAGAACGATCCACACGAACGACTGGAACGCCTCGGGGCACGGCTCGACGAGTGGGGGATCGAGGCGACCGTGGACGTACGCCGAGGGGACCCTGCAGCGGAGATACTCGACGCCGAAGCCGAGCACGACCCGACGGTCACGCTGCTCGGAACGCGCGGACGGAGCAGACTGAGGCGGCTCTTGCTCGGGAGCATCTCCGAGACCGTCATCGCCCGGTCGG
This region of Halalkalicoccus sp. CGA53 genomic DNA includes:
- a CDS encoding sulfite exporter TauE/SafE family protein: MTTLLDASLGILDSSPELLSLFVGFGFVVGILFGFFGMGGSFLVTPALLMMGYPAPVAVGSGMAFVFGTAVIATLKHHDLGQVDYRLGVVMIAGTTLGIEVGRITVFYLEDLGLAGGVISVAYVLLLGTIGALVTREALSGYGGGIDHDAGEGDLDEYEVPEITRKIQRTVRIPPMVTLRGNVRVSAWVVTGVAFLTGLLSGFLGVGGGFIRMPAMIYAIGVPVPVAVGTDLFEIVFSGAIGSYLYAQGGGVDLGIVAPLLFGSALGARVGSAATAIVDADGIKIYFGGMLLVGAAAVGVGETGSALGIELLETLGLGMVVGAAVVVSGAIVYTTVRSLRGADRRTVPRAEHR
- a CDS encoding DUF7512 family protein; this translates as MLSVAVPTWNPQAALLIGIVLLEAIVLYVGYGGVERLVGPRLLALLTRGDDAARR